TCACCGGATTGCTTGAAAGCGACGAAGTCATCGGTTATTCTTCTCAAGATAGCGAtcgtttagagagagagagatgaggatTATCCACATGGCGGGCAAGAAGTTGGTGATAAATATGTGGAGACGGTTCGCTTCGAATTTGAGGCCatccatttttctttttcatttattaaaaattaaatgtcaAACCGGTGTACTGTACCACCACAAACCCGGTCCGGTTCAGTAGTCGTAAGAACAGCCTCTCAAATCCAATCCAAAatcgaattaaaaaaatttgagaaaataaaaagcAGAGAGAGTGAGCCAGAgtgattgatgatgatgatctcaaCCGTTGGCGAGGAATGAGAGACCTTGTCATCGTCTTACCCTCCTCCTCCGTCATAACCAAtcctcaccaccaccaccaccgtcgCCGCTACGCCACCGCACCGGAGCACAACCGTAAAACTAAATACACTTCTTCTCTCACCAAGCAACTGCCACTGCCTTCACTTTCCTCGGCGAATCATCTCTCAAATCACTTCCCCGACGCCGTAACATGGACTCCAGACGGCTCCGTAGAGTATTACGCCGATTTCGCCTCGAAGCTCGCCGAGGACGGCCGTATCCAAGACGTAGCTCTCATCGCCGAGACCTTGGCTGCAGAGTCCGGAGCCAATGCGGCACGATTCGCTTCGATGATTGATTCGCAGCTCTTATCGAAAGGGATTGCATTGAATCTTCGACAAGGGAAGGTTGAGAGCGTGGTTTACACTCTGAAGAGAATTGAGAAGGTTGGGATTGCTCCGTTGGACCTCGTCAATGATGACTCGTCTGTGAAGCTGATGAGGAAGCAATTTCGCGCAATGGCTAACTCTGTGCAAGTTGAGAAAGCTATTGACTTGATGGAGATACTTGCCggtatatatactatataaatatatcaatcTTGCTGTTACATTGTTGCTGTTGAAACAGACTTTGAACCTCGGCTGATTGATATTTACAGGTTTCAGATTCAAAATCAAAGACCTGGTGGATCCGTTTGATGTCATCAAGGTTTGTGTTGACATTTCCAATCCCCAGTTAGCTCTTAGGTAAGGCTTGTTTTGTTGTCTCCTcttagaattatttaattttatggttCTGAAATGCAGAATGTAACTGTTCTACTGttgattcttatttttttgcTGAGCCATTAATCATAAGGATGATGAATAGAGTGTGTGTGctaatgattttgaatttttgatgaATATGCAATGCAGATACGCATGTCTTTTGCCGCATACAGAGATATTGCTTTGTAGAATTATTCTtggttttgggaagaaaggagaTATGGTCTCTGTAATGACAGCATATGAAGCCTGCAAACAGATTTTAGATGCTCCTAACATGTATATATACCGCACTATGATAGATGTTTGTGGCCTGTGTGGTGATTATGTCAAATCGAGGTACATATATGAGGTAATTCTCTTTAGTGGACCATTGAGGTGCAAATACAGAAGTGCATGCGTTCTGAATCTTTTTTATTGGGTGAAATTCACTTTTGTCTGCCATCCTGTTATTGAGAATTGAAATTAACTCAAATTCTTGTGGCAGGATCTTCTGAAAGAAGACATTAAgccaaatatttatgttatgaacaGTCTAATGAATGTTAATTCCCATGATCTTGGGTACACACTAAAAGTATACAAGAATATGCAGgtgtgttcttctttctctcttaatAGCACTATGTTCTTTATAGCACTATGTAATTTAAGTGAAAAGATATGGAGTAGGTGAACTTTCCTAGGTAGTTTTTTGACTTGGTAGGTGCTATTTTGATGTTGCTTCTAGATATTAGTGGGTGAACTGTTTCAGATTTAGGAGTGAGTATTGACTGACCTTCAAACTCTACATGTCATGCGCAGAAACTTAATGTTACAGCTGACATGACATCCTACAACATACTACTGAAAACATGTTGCCTGGCTGGACGGGTTGATCTCGCCCAGGACATATACAAAGAAGCAAAGCGAATGGAATCCTCTGGACTTTTGAAGTTGGACGCCTTTACATATTGTACTATCATAAAGGTATAATATTAGCATGTTTGTTAAACTAAGgctaccatttttttttcttttctttccctTGAGTCTCTAAGTAATGCCTCGAGATCAGGTTTTCGCAGATGCAAAGATGTGGAAAATGGCTCTAAAAGTCAAAGAGGATATGCAATCTGTTGGTGTAACCCCAAATACTCATACATGGTCGTCGTTAATCAGCGCATGTGCCAACGCAGGTTTAGTGGAGCAGGCAAATCACCTATTTGAAGAAATGCTTGCATCTGGTTGTGAGCCCAATTCTCAATGTTTCAACATCCTACTGCATGCTTGCGTTGAAGCTTGCCAGTATGACCGAGCCTTTCGTCTTTTTCAATCTTGGAAGGGAAGCTCCACAAAGGAAGCCTTCTATGCAGATGATATAAGTAGTAAAGGTGGCATTTCAAACCCAAATAACTTGAACCATCATGGTACAAGGTCTTTGCTGAAAAGCAATTCTTCACCTTATATCCAAGCTTCAAATAGATTTTTCTTCAAGCCAACAACAGCGACATATAATATACTCTTGAAAGCTTGTGGTACCGATTACTATAGAGGAAAAGAATTGATGGACGAGATGAAGAGCCTAGGTCTTGCACGCAATCAAATAACATGGTCGACTTTGATTGACATATGTGGAGGTTCAGGAGATGTAGAAGGTGCTGTACGGGTGAGTCAACTCTTCTCttgatattttttgaaattgt
This genomic stretch from Brassica napus cultivar Da-Ae chromosome C9, Da-Ae, whole genome shotgun sequence harbors:
- the LOC106450518 gene encoding pentatricopeptide repeat-containing protein At5g02830, chloroplastic-like codes for the protein MRDLVIVLPSSSVITNPHHHHHRRRYATAPEHNRKTKYTSSLTKQLPLPSLSSANHLSNHFPDAVTWTPDGSVEYYADFASKLAEDGRIQDVALIAETLAAESGANAARFASMIDSQLLSKGIALNLRQGKVESVVYTLKRIEKVGIAPLDLVNDDSSVKLMRKQFRAMANSVQVEKAIDLMEILAGFRFKIKDLVDPFDVIKVCVDISNPQLALRYACLLPHTEILLCRIILGFGKKGDMVSVMTAYEACKQILDAPNMYIYRTMIDVCGLCGDYVKSRYIYEDLLKEDIKPNIYVMNSLMNVNSHDLGYTLKVYKNMQKLNVTADMTSYNILLKTCCLAGRVDLAQDIYKEAKRMESSGLLKLDAFTYCTIIKVFADAKMWKMALKVKEDMQSVGVTPNTHTWSSLISACANAGLVEQANHLFEEMLASGCEPNSQCFNILLHACVEACQYDRAFRLFQSWKGSSTKEAFYADDISSKGGISNPNNLNHHGTRSLLKSNSSPYIQASNRFFFKPTTATYNILLKACGTDYYRGKELMDEMKSLGLARNQITWSTLIDICGGSGDVEGAVRILRTMHSDGTRPDVVAYTTAIKICAENKSLKLAFSLFEEMRRYQIKPNWVTYYTLLKARSKYGSLLEVRQCLAIYQDMRKAGYKPNDHFLKELIEEWCEGVIQENSQSQNKASDQEGTDFGRPVSLLIEKVASHLQERTSGHLAVDLQGLTKVEARLVVLAVLRMIKEDYTRGDVVKDDLVIILGTGEANTDPGKQEVAVKDALVKLLKDELSLVVLPAGQRRVLDITQDARFVDDADQNTEHTSENTKSIVGMSTTRRPAILERLMVTKASLHKWLQRKK